The proteins below come from a single Parcubacteria group bacterium genomic window:
- a CDS encoding bifunctional oligoribonuclease/PAP phosphatase NrnA: MPKFTKEFHTLNYTIRGSENILLFAHTRPDGDTVGSALALKAYIESLGKNVDVVCFDPLPEYLSPFSSITFIHPDNLDLAKYKLIIATDSVERGFEKVLPKISPDQVTAIIDHHPDITIKCDITIVDPAFSSVCEMVYEFFIANNLPITRETSTFLMLGIIADTGVLQHSNTTSHVLGIISELMKKGAPMGKIINATFNSKKISTLKLWGRAFERARINQENGMITSVLTKADIKEFGATTEDIAQVATILNTVPGTKFSLVLSERDDGIIKGSLRSEKYKGVNVSTLAAQFGGGGHELASGFEIKGKIVETENGWKIE; this comes from the coding sequence ATGCCCAAATTTACCAAAGAATTTCATACTTTGAATTATACGATCCGCGGATCGGAAAATATTTTGCTCTTTGCCCACACCCGACCTGACGGAGACACGGTCGGGTCTGCTTTGGCTTTGAAAGCATATATCGAATCCTTGGGGAAAAATGTCGACGTCGTTTGTTTTGATCCATTGCCGGAATATCTCAGCCCTTTTTCTTCAATTACTTTTATCCACCCTGACAATCTTGACCTTGCGAAATATAAATTAATCATTGCGACTGACAGTGTCGAGCGCGGTTTTGAAAAAGTTCTGCCGAAAATATCTCCCGATCAGGTCACTGCTATCATCGACCATCATCCAGACATCACGATCAAATGTGACATAACAATAGTTGATCCCGCTTTTTCCTCAGTCTGCGAAATGGTCTATGAATTTTTTATTGCTAACAATCTTCCCATCACCCGGGAAACTTCTACGTTCCTGATGCTTGGCATTATTGCCGACACTGGCGTCCTCCAGCATTCTAATACCACTTCTCACGTACTCGGTATCATCTCGGAACTGATGAAAAAAGGCGCGCCGATGGGAAAGATTATCAACGCCACTTTCAACAGCAAAAAAATTTCCACTTTAAAACTTTGGGGTCGCGCCTTTGAACGCGCACGCATCAACCAAGAAAACGGGATGATCACGTCAGTCCTCACCAAAGCGGACATCAAGGAGTTTGGCGCGACTACCGAAGACATCGCCCAAGTTGCAACAATTCTCAACACCGTTCCTGGCACAAAATTTTCCCTCGTCCTTTCCGAGCGTGATGACGGAATCATCAAAGGAAGCCTGCGAAGTGAAAAATACAAAGGCGTCAACGTTTCAACCCTCGCCGCCCAATTCGGCGGCGGCGGCCACGAACTAGCCTCCGGCTTTGAAATCAAAGGTAAAATTGTTGAGACGGAAAATGGGTGGAAGATTGAGTAA
- a CDS encoding ribosome-binding factor A has protein sequence MAANRIPKINELVRKYVNEIILKDLSLKSGVLLTIAKVDTSPDVRYTRVFISVFPESEFPYALKTLEKERHNIQLGLNKRLRIKPLPRLEFRSDFTESEADKIEKLLKEL, from the coding sequence ATGGCTGCCAATCGCATTCCCAAAATCAATGAACTCGTAAGAAAATATGTCAATGAGATAATCCTCAAAGATCTCTCGCTAAAAAGCGGAGTTCTTTTGACAATTGCCAAAGTTGACACTTCTCCTGATGTCCGCTATACTCGAGTGTTCATCAGTGTTTTTCCGGAAAGCGAGTTTCCCTATGCCTTAAAAACGTTGGAAAAAGAACGCCATAATATTCAACTTGGTCTTAATAAGCGACTGCGCATCAAACCCTTGCCTCGCCTGGAATTTCGTAGCGATTTTACTGAAAGCGAAGCGGACAAGATTGAAAAACTGCTGAAAGAACTCTAA